Proteins from a genomic interval of Streptomyces sp. NBC_01445:
- a CDS encoding NAD(P)/FAD-dependent oxidoreductase, with protein sequence MKHRIVVLGAGYAGAITAGRLAKRLHRDDVEITLVNGDAEFVERIRLHQLASGQDLPSRLLRDVYAGTGVRVRQAWVTAVDADRKTVEVAGGQGAETLDYDTLVYALGSTGTDHGVPGVAEYAHSVAGKQDALRLRARLGELARGGTVLVAGGGLTGIEAAAEIAEARPDLKVTIAARDGVGDWLSDKAQRHLRDVFDRLGITVHERADITRVRATGVVTGAAGEIPAQVTVWTAGFTVHPIAAASTLKVSDTGRIVVDGTMRSVSHPHVYAVGDAAWAEGAGGKPLRMSCATATPMAWQAADALAARLTGRKVPEAPIGYNAQCVSLGRRAGILQRVTADDQMTSSVFTGRAGARIKELICAGAAWSVSHPTMMLPSRRRHLAVAVETDSRPVTL encoded by the coding sequence ATGAAGCACCGCATTGTCGTCCTCGGGGCCGGATACGCCGGAGCCATCACCGCCGGTCGCCTCGCCAAGCGGCTGCACCGCGACGACGTCGAGATCACCCTCGTCAACGGCGACGCCGAGTTCGTCGAGCGCATACGTCTGCACCAGCTCGCCAGCGGGCAGGACCTGCCGAGTCGTCTGCTCCGCGACGTCTACGCGGGCACCGGTGTGCGGGTCCGGCAGGCATGGGTCACCGCGGTCGACGCGGACCGCAAGACCGTCGAGGTCGCAGGCGGGCAGGGCGCCGAGACCCTCGACTACGACACCCTCGTGTACGCCCTGGGGAGCACCGGCACTGACCACGGCGTCCCCGGTGTCGCCGAGTACGCCCACAGCGTCGCCGGGAAGCAGGACGCGCTGCGACTGCGGGCGCGCCTGGGCGAGTTGGCGCGGGGCGGGACCGTGCTGGTCGCGGGCGGCGGCCTGACCGGCATCGAGGCGGCCGCCGAGATCGCGGAGGCACGCCCGGACCTCAAGGTCACCATCGCCGCCCGCGACGGCGTCGGCGACTGGCTCAGCGACAAGGCCCAGCGTCACCTGCGCGACGTCTTCGACCGGCTCGGCATCACGGTCCACGAGCGGGCCGACATCACGCGCGTCCGGGCGACCGGGGTAGTCACCGGTGCGGCCGGGGAGATCCCGGCCCAAGTGACCGTGTGGACAGCGGGCTTCACCGTGCACCCGATCGCGGCCGCCAGCACCCTGAAGGTGTCCGACACCGGGCGGATCGTCGTCGACGGCACCATGCGCTCGGTCTCGCACCCCCATGTGTACGCCGTCGGCGACGCCGCGTGGGCCGAAGGGGCGGGCGGCAAGCCGTTGCGGATGTCCTGCGCCACGGCGACTCCGATGGCTTGGCAGGCCGCCGACGCCCTCGCCGCCCGCCTGACCGGCCGCAAGGTTCCCGAGGCCCCCATCGGCTACAACGCCCAGTGCGTCAGCCTCGGACGCCGCGCGGGAATCCTCCAACGTGTGACCGCCGACGACCAGATGACGTCGAGCGTCTTCACGGGTCGGGCCGGCGCCCGCATCAAGGAGCTCATCTGCGCGGGCGCGGCCTGGAGCGTCTCGCACCCGACCATGATGCTGCCGAGCCGCCGCCGCCACCTCGCGGTGGCCGTCGAAACGGATTCCCGACCCGTCACCCTGTGA
- a CDS encoding flavin-containing monooxygenase: MPLPQCDTPPTPQETADLRERYRVERERRVRPEGPGQYRSTAAEFGYFAADPYVDEVAEREPLHDVVDVAIVGGGFGGILAGARLRGQGVARVRVIDKGGDFGGTWYWNRYPGIHCDVESHVYLPMLDETGYVPEWKYAPGEEIRRHAMRIAERFGLYEDTLFSTAVTSLAWDESAQQWVVATDRGDKFRATYVITATGTLTEPKLPGIPGIEDYRGHTFHTSRWDYEYTGGSPKGGMTGLAGKRVAVVGTGATGVQVVPMLAEDAGHLYVFQRTPSAVDVRGQRRMTPQDVGADRAGWAAERRENFLRIVSGESAGQDLVADRWTESAGLLEKLLPSFRRDGEPDFEAAYEAADHVTMNQVRERVAAEVTDPATAAALKPWYRYACKRPTFSDKYLRAFNRDNVTLVDTADTHGIERMTERGVVVGGVEYEVDCLVFATGFSVGVSGITSGTLPVTGRGGVQLLHARAQQGPRTLHGFTSAGFPNLIQMGSLQNASSVNFTHILDEQAVHAAALVTAAEERSAVVEPTPEGEAAWIDVCAKGAPDHEWFHAECTPGYYNREGRGRPNGPTAYPHGAVAFHDLLRRWREENITDALQVKATASI, encoded by the coding sequence ATGCCCCTGCCTCAGTGCGACACCCCACCCACCCCGCAGGAGACCGCTGACCTGCGCGAGCGTTATCGCGTCGAGCGGGAGCGCCGCGTGCGCCCCGAAGGACCGGGCCAATACCGGTCCACAGCCGCGGAGTTCGGCTACTTCGCCGCCGATCCGTACGTCGACGAAGTGGCGGAGCGCGAGCCGCTGCACGACGTGGTGGACGTCGCGATAGTCGGTGGCGGTTTCGGCGGGATCCTGGCGGGCGCACGCCTGCGCGGCCAGGGCGTGGCTCGCGTGCGCGTCATCGACAAGGGCGGTGACTTCGGAGGCACTTGGTACTGGAACCGCTACCCGGGCATCCACTGCGACGTCGAGTCGCACGTCTACCTGCCGATGCTCGACGAGACCGGATACGTGCCCGAGTGGAAGTACGCGCCGGGAGAGGAGATCCGCCGGCACGCGATGCGCATCGCCGAGCGGTTCGGCCTGTACGAGGACACCCTCTTCTCCACCGCCGTCACCTCCCTGGCCTGGGACGAGAGCGCCCAGCAGTGGGTGGTCGCCACCGATCGCGGCGACAAGTTCCGCGCCACCTACGTCATCACGGCAACGGGGACGCTCACGGAACCCAAGCTGCCCGGCATCCCCGGCATCGAGGACTATCGAGGCCACACCTTCCACACCTCCCGCTGGGACTACGAATACACCGGCGGCAGTCCCAAGGGAGGCATGACGGGCCTGGCCGGCAAGAGGGTCGCTGTCGTCGGCACCGGAGCCACCGGCGTGCAGGTCGTCCCGATGCTGGCCGAGGACGCCGGGCATCTGTACGTCTTCCAGCGCACCCCCTCCGCCGTGGACGTGCGCGGTCAGCGGCGCATGACACCTCAGGACGTCGGCGCGGACCGCGCGGGATGGGCGGCCGAACGCCGGGAGAACTTCCTGCGGATCGTCTCCGGGGAGAGTGCCGGGCAGGACCTGGTCGCCGACCGCTGGACGGAATCGGCCGGCTTGCTGGAGAAGCTCCTGCCCAGCTTCCGCCGGGACGGCGAGCCGGACTTCGAAGCCGCCTACGAGGCCGCCGACCACGTCACGATGAACCAGGTCCGCGAGCGGGTGGCCGCCGAGGTCACCGACCCCGCCACGGCCGCGGCACTCAAGCCCTGGTACCGGTACGCGTGCAAGCGCCCCACGTTCTCCGACAAGTACCTGCGCGCGTTCAACCGGGACAACGTCACTCTCGTGGACACCGCCGACACCCATGGCATCGAGCGCATGACGGAGCGAGGCGTTGTCGTCGGCGGGGTGGAGTACGAGGTCGACTGCCTGGTGTTCGCCACGGGGTTCTCCGTGGGAGTTTCCGGCATCACCTCAGGGACCCTGCCCGTGACCGGCCGGGGCGGGGTTCAGCTTCTGCACGCGCGGGCTCAGCAGGGCCCACGTACTCTGCACGGCTTCACCAGCGCCGGGTTCCCGAACCTGATCCAGATGGGCTCGCTGCAGAACGCCAGCAGCGTGAACTTCACACACATCCTGGACGAACAGGCCGTGCACGCCGCCGCCCTGGTCACCGCCGCGGAGGAGAGGAGCGCCGTCGTGGAGCCGACCCCCGAGGGCGAGGCCGCCTGGATCGACGTCTGCGCCAAGGGCGCCCCCGACCATGAGTGGTTCCACGCCGAGTGCACCCCCGGCTACTACAACCGCGAGGGCCGCGGTCGCCCCAACGGCCCCACCGCCTACCCGCACGGCGCCGTCGCCTTCCATGACCTCCTGCGCCGCTGGCGTGAGGAGAACATCACCGACGCCCTCCAGGTCAAGGCCACCGCCTCGATCTGA
- a CDS encoding alpha/beta fold hydrolase, translating to MVSAVHHRTATVNGLEVFYREAGNPQAPVVVLLHGFPTSSHMFRHLIPALADRYHVIAPDHIGFGQSAMPALQDFPYTFDALTEVTSGLLQQLGIDRFAMYVQDYGAPIGWRLALQSPDRITAIITQNGNAYEEGFVKPFWDGVFAYAQAPGPDTEGPMRGALTPEITRWQYVNGVADPSLISPDNWVHDQALLDRPGNDEIQLQLFRDYPTNVDLYPQVHGYFRDSQVPLLAVWGANDEIFGPAGAEAFAQDLPDAEIHLIESGHFALESHLGTITEHIRDFLARVLA from the coding sequence ATGGTCTCCGCAGTCCACCACCGCACCGCCACAGTCAACGGGCTTGAGGTCTTCTACCGGGAGGCCGGCAACCCCCAGGCACCCGTAGTCGTGCTCCTGCACGGCTTCCCGACCAGCTCGCACATGTTCCGGCACCTGATCCCGGCACTCGCCGACCGCTACCACGTGATCGCCCCCGACCACATCGGGTTCGGCCAGTCCGCGATGCCCGCCCTGCAGGACTTCCCGTACACCTTCGACGCCCTCACCGAGGTCACCTCCGGCCTGCTGCAGCAGTTGGGCATCGACCGCTTCGCGATGTACGTGCAGGACTACGGCGCTCCCATCGGCTGGCGGCTCGCCCTCCAGTCCCCGGACCGCATCACCGCGATCATCACCCAGAACGGCAACGCCTACGAAGAGGGCTTCGTCAAGCCCTTCTGGGACGGCGTCTTTGCCTACGCCCAGGCCCCGGGACCGGACACCGAAGGCCCCATGCGCGGCGCCCTGACCCCCGAGATCACCCGCTGGCAATACGTGAACGGTGTCGCCGACCCCAGCCTGATCAGCCCCGACAACTGGGTCCACGACCAGGCACTGCTGGACCGCCCCGGCAACGACGAGATCCAGCTTCAGCTCTTCCGCGACTACCCCACCAACGTAGACCTCTATCCGCAGGTCCATGGGTACTTCCGCGACTCCCAGGTCCCGCTGCTGGCGGTCTGGGGCGCGAACGACGAGATCTTCGGCCCCGCGGGCGCGGAGGCGTTCGCCCAGGACCTGCCCGACGCGGAGATCCACCTGATCGAGTCCGGGCACTTCGCCCTGGAGAGCCATCTCGGGACCATCACCGAGCACATCCGCGACTTCCTGGCCCGTGTCCTCGCCTGA
- a CDS encoding DUF427 domain-containing protein, whose product MGLSWQQGPLSAGAIGHFLTPEPLPERLLFAERLRRRMRVKFNGSWIADSENVILLHEPGRYPVAYFPREDVDEQSLIPSSKVTHHKDLGDTAWYAVHAGERTTERAAWEFAALPGYAADLQGRIAFAWRAMDAFYEEDERILGHAADPYHRIDIRNTSRTLEVRLGDTLIARSEHPLVLFESGFAPRWYVPRADIDQTQLHPVDGQTFCPYKGLCNYYDIGAARHAAWSYTNAYQEVDRISDLVSFEADKVEVSLDGTRLHLEPGQSVVPHGVDRGLDIDEVKAH is encoded by the coding sequence ATGGGACTGTCCTGGCAGCAAGGCCCTCTCTCCGCCGGCGCGATCGGACACTTCCTCACCCCCGAACCGCTCCCCGAACGCCTCCTGTTCGCCGAGCGGCTGCGCCGCCGCATGCGCGTGAAGTTCAACGGCAGCTGGATCGCGGACAGCGAGAACGTGATCCTGCTCCACGAGCCGGGCCGGTACCCCGTCGCCTACTTCCCTCGCGAGGACGTCGACGAGCAGTCCCTGATCCCGAGTAGCAAGGTCACCCACCACAAGGACCTCGGCGACACCGCCTGGTACGCCGTGCACGCCGGAGAGCGCACCACCGAACGCGCCGCCTGGGAGTTCGCCGCGTTGCCCGGGTACGCCGCCGACCTCCAGGGCCGCATCGCCTTCGCCTGGCGGGCGATGGACGCCTTCTACGAGGAGGACGAACGCATCCTGGGACACGCCGCGGACCCGTACCACCGCATCGACATCCGCAACACCTCCCGCACCCTGGAAGTCCGCCTCGGCGACACCCTCATCGCCCGCTCCGAGCACCCCCTCGTGCTCTTCGAGTCCGGATTCGCCCCGCGCTGGTACGTCCCGCGCGCCGACATCGACCAGACCCAGCTGCACCCCGTCGACGGCCAGACCTTCTGCCCCTACAAGGGCCTGTGCAACTACTACGACATCGGCGCGGCGCGTCACGCCGCTTGGTCGTACACCAACGCCTATCAGGAGGTCGACCGGATCAGCGACCTAGTGTCATTCGAAGCGGACAAGGTCGAGGTCTCTCTCGACGGCACGCGCCTGCATCTCGAGCCTGGGCAGAGCGTCGTCCCCCACGGCGTCGACCGCGGCCTGGACATCGACGAGGTCAAAGCCCACTGA
- a CDS encoding RNA polymerase sigma-70 factor: MSLHAYEADLFEGSRGRLEAIAYRLLGSAGDAEDAVQDTYLRWHAADRELIETPEAWLTKVLTNLCLNQLTSARVRRETYVGQWLPEPVLAGDPMLGPADTVEQRESVSLAMLTLMERLSPNERAVYVLREAFGYPHRDIAEILDLTEANCQQIHRRAKQHLTAERARTEVDADAARKAVEEFLAAALSGDTEPLIRLLTADAVSVADGGAKVQARRTPVIGALGIARYLRGLFRPGADKRAAVGGSAAVHAAVVNGGPALLITAGERVVGVMCLHTTPDGVGALHIQVNPDKLERFTSRWAAAGAHRPLTEIW, from the coding sequence ATGTCGCTCCATGCGTATGAGGCCGATCTGTTCGAGGGTTCCCGAGGCCGGCTGGAGGCGATCGCCTATCGGCTGCTCGGTTCGGCCGGTGATGCCGAGGACGCGGTGCAGGACACGTATCTGCGCTGGCATGCCGCGGACCGGGAATTGATCGAGACGCCCGAGGCGTGGCTGACGAAGGTGCTCACCAACCTCTGCCTCAATCAGCTCACTTCGGCGCGGGTCCGGCGGGAGACTTATGTGGGGCAGTGGCTCCCGGAGCCGGTGCTGGCCGGAGACCCGATGCTCGGGCCGGCCGACACCGTCGAACAGCGCGAGTCGGTCTCCCTCGCGATGCTCACCCTCATGGAGCGGCTGTCGCCCAATGAGCGCGCGGTGTACGTACTACGCGAGGCGTTCGGCTACCCGCACCGCGATATCGCGGAGATCCTCGACCTCACCGAGGCGAACTGCCAGCAGATCCACCGGCGTGCCAAGCAGCACCTCACCGCCGAGCGGGCCCGCACCGAGGTCGACGCGGACGCCGCGCGCAAGGCGGTCGAGGAGTTCCTCGCCGCAGCCCTCAGCGGCGACACCGAACCGCTGATCCGGCTGCTGACCGCAGACGCGGTCAGCGTCGCCGACGGCGGCGCCAAGGTCCAGGCCCGCAGGACCCCGGTCATCGGCGCGCTCGGGATCGCGCGCTACCTGCGGGGGCTGTTCCGGCCCGGCGCCGACAAGCGGGCCGCGGTCGGTGGCAGCGCGGCGGTGCACGCCGCCGTCGTCAACGGCGGCCCCGCGCTGCTGATCACGGCCGGCGAGCGCGTCGTCGGCGTGATGTGCCTCCACACGACCCCTGACGGCGTCGGGGCGCTCCATATCCAGGTCAACCCCGACAAACTGGAACGCTTCACCAGCAGGTGGGCGGCCGCGGGTGCCCACCGTCCGCTCACGGAGATCTGGTGA
- a CDS encoding SDR family oxidoreductase, with product MKFAVIGGTGLIGSQVVKDLNAAGHEAVPHSKSTGVDVLTGQGLDEAVAGADVVINLTNSPTFDEASPAFFQTSMDNLLAAAHKGGVGHFVILSIVGTDQVPELDYYRAKTLQEHILANGPVPFSIVRATQFMEFMDAVMSWTADGDTVRLPATPIQPIAAKDVAGAVAEVAAGTPLNGIRNIAGPEIFPLDELGRITLSRKDDSRTVVTDPTAGMFAVVSGDVLTDKDAHLASTRYTDWLS from the coding sequence ATGAAGTTCGCAGTCATCGGTGGTACCGGCCTGATCGGTTCGCAGGTCGTCAAGGATCTGAACGCTGCCGGGCATGAGGCGGTACCGCACTCGAAGTCCACCGGAGTCGACGTCCTCACCGGCCAGGGACTGGACGAGGCGGTGGCCGGAGCCGACGTCGTCATCAACCTCACGAACTCCCCGACCTTCGACGAAGCCTCCCCGGCCTTCTTCCAGACCTCCATGGACAACCTTCTGGCCGCGGCCCACAAGGGCGGCGTCGGCCACTTCGTCATCCTCTCGATCGTCGGCACCGACCAGGTTCCGGAGCTGGACTACTACAGGGCCAAGACGCTCCAGGAGCACATCCTCGCGAACGGGCCCGTCCCCTTCTCGATCGTCCGGGCGACGCAGTTCATGGAGTTCATGGACGCCGTCATGTCCTGGACCGCTGACGGCGACACCGTCCGGCTGCCCGCCACGCCGATTCAGCCGATCGCCGCAAAGGACGTTGCCGGCGCGGTGGCGGAGGTGGCCGCGGGCACCCCGCTGAACGGTATCCGCAACATCGCCGGTCCCGAGATCTTCCCTCTGGACGAGCTGGGCCGGATCACCCTGTCCCGCAAGGACGACAGCCGCACCGTCGTCACCGACCCCACCGCCGGCATGTTCGCCGTCGTCAGCGGCGACGTCCTGACCGACAAGGACGCCCACCTCGCCTCCACCCGCTACACCGACTGGCTCTCCTGA
- a CDS encoding LppU/SCO3897 family protein, whose protein sequence is MSTGRTNEAKTKKLDCTDPHADYKVLKMDKDGVVDTFSCSDVPGTTGSLTQSGSGNWFIVCFKENDEQGKK, encoded by the coding sequence ATGTCGACTGGCAGAACCAATGAAGCGAAGACCAAGAAGCTCGACTGCACTGACCCGCACGCCGACTACAAGGTCCTGAAGATGGACAAGGACGGAGTCGTCGATACCTTCTCCTGCTCCGATGTCCCCGGCACGACCGGCTCACTCACCCAGTCAGGCTCCGGAAATTGGTTCATCGTCTGCTTCAAGGAAAACGACGAGCAGGGCAAGAAATAG
- a CDS encoding nuclear transport factor 2 family protein, whose protein sequence is MSDLETPAVRTPCEMLACYYQAMLDKSADDLADLYAADAVHEFPFTSPGFPPRYEGREAVRAGYRAAWGASPAQVEEIRKIAAYETADPEVIIAEHVVVGTLPTSPTTFTVPGLLILHVHNGLITRVRDYMDGLGVAKARG, encoded by the coding sequence GTGTCGGATCTGGAGACACCTGCTGTCCGCACCCCTTGCGAGATGCTGGCCTGCTACTACCAGGCCATGCTCGACAAGTCCGCAGACGATCTCGCCGATCTGTATGCCGCGGACGCGGTGCACGAGTTCCCGTTCACCTCTCCCGGTTTCCCCCCGCGCTACGAGGGGCGCGAGGCCGTGCGTGCGGGATACCGGGCGGCCTGGGGCGCCAGCCCCGCCCAGGTGGAGGAGATCAGGAAGATCGCGGCATACGAGACTGCCGATCCGGAAGTGATCATCGCCGAGCACGTCGTGGTGGGAACTCTGCCGACGAGCCCCACCACCTTCACCGTCCCCGGTCTCCTGATACTCCACGTCCACAACGGGCTGATCACGCGGGTCCGCGACTACATGGACGGCTTGGGGGTCGCCAAGGCCAGAGGATGA
- a CDS encoding SAM-dependent methyltransferase produces MRQDGFHAGKIDTSKPHPARIYDYLLGGKDHYEVDQRAGDELAAAAPEVRIGLRANRAFLGRAVRHVVDSGVRQILDIGTGLPTAPNVHETAQAVAPDVRIAYVDNDPIVSAHAGALLSGSSATGIALADLRDPRSVVDHPGVRQVIDFDEPVALLLVAVLHFLTDADEPERIVATLRDALAPGSFLVLSHATGDFADRSAAQAVYSKATATLNLRSRAAVERFFTGFELVEPGLAQAPFWRPDIPPPAGSEGIGFYGGVGRKTGSR; encoded by the coding sequence GTGAGACAGGACGGCTTCCACGCCGGAAAGATCGACACCAGCAAGCCGCATCCCGCCCGGATCTACGACTACTTGCTCGGCGGCAAGGACCACTACGAGGTGGACCAGCGCGCCGGTGACGAACTCGCCGCCGCCGCGCCCGAGGTACGCATCGGCCTGCGGGCCAACCGCGCCTTCCTGGGGCGCGCCGTCCGGCATGTCGTGGACAGCGGCGTCCGCCAGATCCTCGACATCGGCACGGGCCTGCCCACGGCGCCGAACGTGCACGAGACCGCGCAGGCCGTCGCGCCCGACGTGCGGATCGCGTACGTCGACAACGATCCGATCGTGAGCGCGCACGCGGGCGCCCTGCTCAGTGGCTCCAGCGCCACCGGCATCGCCCTGGCCGACCTGCGCGACCCGCGCTCCGTCGTCGACCACCCGGGCGTCCGTCAGGTCATCGACTTCGACGAGCCGGTCGCCCTGCTTCTCGTCGCCGTCCTGCACTTCCTCACCGACGCGGACGAGCCCGAGCGGATCGTCGCCACCTTGCGCGACGCCCTGGCACCCGGCAGCTTCCTCGTCCTCTCCCACGCCACGGGCGACTTCGCCGACCGCAGTGCGGCTCAGGCCGTCTACAGCAAGGCCACGGCCACCTTGAACCTGCGGTCCCGCGCCGCGGTCGAGCGCTTCTTCACCGGGTTCGAACTGGTCGAACCCGGCCTGGCCCAGGCCCCGTTCTGGCGCCCGGACATCCCGCCGCCCGCCGGGTCCGAGGGGATCGGGTTCTACGGGGGCGTGGGCCGCAAGACCGGCTCCCGGTGA
- a CDS encoding CGNR zinc finger domain-containing protein, translating to MTDQEQQDTLLELLNGTPVVNGVVQDQLADPEEARSWQQAHGGSGSADELRSLVQARDALQDVVRGSRPATSLAPLLKDVTSRPHLTPEGVSWVLDAPAERRMAVETVMAWSAVQQTMPGRLRPCANPECRRFLIDRSKTNKARWCSMAVCGNRMKARRHYQRTRDAAAE from the coding sequence GTGACCGACCAAGAGCAGCAAGACACACTGCTGGAGCTCCTCAACGGCACGCCGGTGGTCAATGGCGTCGTCCAGGACCAGCTGGCAGATCCGGAAGAGGCCAGATCCTGGCAGCAGGCCCACGGCGGCAGCGGAAGCGCGGACGAGCTGCGCAGCCTCGTGCAGGCACGCGATGCCCTTCAGGACGTGGTGCGCGGCAGCAGGCCCGCCACGTCGCTGGCCCCGCTCCTGAAAGACGTCACCTCGCGCCCGCACCTCACGCCTGAAGGAGTGTCGTGGGTCCTGGACGCCCCCGCGGAGCGTCGGATGGCGGTGGAAACGGTCATGGCGTGGAGTGCGGTGCAGCAGACAATGCCCGGACGGCTACGACCGTGTGCCAACCCGGAATGCCGGCGGTTCCTCATCGACCGCAGCAAGACCAACAAGGCCCGCTGGTGCTCGATGGCCGTCTGCGGCAACCGTATGAAGGCACGGCGCCACTATCAGCGCACCCGCGACGCCGCGGCCGAATAA
- a CDS encoding threonine ammonia-lyase, translating into MQETRLDTTRIRAARRVIDPIFLDTPLYRCEALEPGLGCTVSIKLETANPVRSFKGRGTEVVASLLADNGSRDVVCASAGNLGQALAWSGRGRGLDVTVVASRFATVAKLDRIRALGARLELVDGDHEMARERAAAIARYDGIRLVEDSLDIETCEGAATIGLELVDTVPSFDAVLIALGGGALATGVGHVVKSLAPEVEVICVQPLGAPAMTHSWRGRRVVTTDSTDTIADGVAGRRPIPAVLDDLLVVADDAVLVQEASIIAGMRMLLDHAGLVVEPSAALGIAAILEDRARFAGRHVVTIVCGSNVDVDAYHRWVGGAPRTP; encoded by the coding sequence GTGCAGGAGACGCGCCTCGACACTACTCGGATCCGGGCAGCTCGCCGGGTAATCGACCCGATTTTCCTCGACACTCCGCTGTACCGCTGCGAGGCGCTGGAGCCCGGCCTCGGGTGCACGGTGAGCATCAAGCTCGAAACGGCGAACCCGGTGCGCAGTTTCAAGGGCCGCGGCACCGAGGTGGTCGCGAGCCTGCTCGCCGACAATGGCTCGCGAGACGTGGTGTGCGCCAGTGCGGGCAACCTCGGCCAAGCCCTCGCTTGGTCCGGTCGCGGCCGGGGGCTCGACGTGACCGTCGTGGCATCCCGCTTTGCGACTGTGGCCAAGCTTGACCGCATCCGCGCGTTGGGCGCCAGGTTGGAGCTGGTGGACGGCGACCACGAGATGGCTCGCGAGCGGGCGGCGGCCATCGCGCGGTACGACGGCATCCGGCTGGTCGAAGACAGCCTGGACATCGAGACCTGCGAGGGCGCGGCGACCATCGGCCTGGAACTGGTGGACACCGTGCCGTCGTTCGACGCCGTCCTGATTGCTCTCGGCGGCGGGGCGCTGGCCACCGGTGTGGGTCATGTGGTGAAATCCTTGGCGCCCGAAGTAGAGGTGATCTGCGTCCAGCCGCTGGGCGCACCGGCGATGACCCACTCGTGGCGCGGGCGGCGCGTCGTCACCACCGACTCGACCGACACCATTGCTGACGGCGTCGCCGGCCGACGCCCCATCCCGGCCGTCCTGGACGATCTCCTCGTGGTCGCTGACGACGCCGTCCTGGTCCAGGAGGCGTCAATCATCGCCGGTATGCGGATGCTCCTCGACCACGCCGGCCTCGTCGTCGAACCGTCGGCAGCGCTCGGCATCGCGGCAATCCTCGAAGACCGTGCCCGCTTCGCCGGCCGACATGTAGTCACCATCGTGTGCGGCAGCAATGTCGACGTAGACGCCTATCACCGCTGGGTCGGCGGGGCTCCCAGGACTCCCTGA